From the Streptococcus oralis ATCC 35037 genome, one window contains:
- a CDS encoding CtsR family transcriptional regulator produces the protein MRFKNTSDHIEAYIKAILDQSGIVELQRSQLADTFQVVPSQINYVIKTRFTESRGYLVESKRGGGGYIRIGRIEFSSHHEMLRDLLYSIGERVSQEIYEDILQLLVEQDLMTKQEMTLLASVATDRVLGEESSVVRANMLRQLLQEVDRKEK, from the coding sequence ATGAGATTTAAAAATACATCAGATCATATCGAAGCCTACATCAAGGCGATTTTAGACCAGTCTGGTATTGTGGAATTGCAACGGAGCCAGTTAGCAGATACCTTCCAGGTTGTACCGAGCCAGATCAACTATGTCATCAAGACCCGCTTTACGGAAAGCAGAGGTTACTTGGTTGAGAGCAAGCGTGGTGGCGGAGGCTACATTCGCATAGGGCGGATTGAATTTTCCAGTCATCATGAGATGCTCCGCGATTTGCTTTACTCGATTGGTGAGCGAGTTAGTCAGGAGATCTATGAGGATATTCTCCAGCTTTTGGTGGAGCAGGACTTGATGACCAAGCAGGAGATGACCTTGCTGGCATCTGTGGCAACAGATCGTGTCCTAGGGGAAGAATCCTCAGTTGTCCGTGCCAATATGCTCCGACAGCTATTACAAGAGGTAGATAGAAAAGAGAAGTAA
- a CDS encoding Spy0128 family protein, whose translation MKKRTSKLFHGLMALLLVVSVFLPALRLNGVVSAAEKTESEYTLTTEPTINTNRLVDHAKYGEGKFYLKTTYAFPDNVTLNNGDFMVYHVPNEFKIEVDSTTDLKAPNGETIASLTTEKATNTAKITVTNEEYFKKFNENKQIVASFTVVWADHVEKNKEYEINIPGAGVYHLTRIVPDVDPTGFTKWGVQDSDDPNYVNWRIRVNRYAKSYTGVNIQDTIPDGQVLASEITGYYFPDWENGYGRTKLDSAHVQVTDKNHFSITPNGDGTLDHKGLFILYRTRLTKPVDQVTKRVLNNVSVTTNEEAQPIDFEGFAPITTTDGIGGGAKSDEVALEVTKKLEGKTLEKDAFSFQLLDDKGNILQTVKNDENGKVKFEAIKYKEAGTFKYTIKEVNDNKPGYTYDANVLKATVTVEDVLGEKLASVKFEDSKKEFTNTYAAKEAKLQLEAKKVLNGKAIEAGQFEFELKENGTVLHTVSNDAKGKIQFPELTFTKEETRTFTITEKAGDVAGVEYDPNAYEVTVVVKDNGQGQLVATATGADNLTFTNVYKAKPAKETITATKVLNGKALEADKYEFELKEGDKVVATAKNAADGTVTFPAISYDAAGPHTYTITEKAGSEAGVTYDKTSHTVTVDVKDNGQGQLVATVTDNNPTFTNTYKAAPAKATITAKKVLDGKALEADKYEFELKEGDKVVATAKNAADGTVTFKEIEYKEAGDHTYTISEKAGSEGGVTYDTATHEVTVNVTDNGQGQLVAAVTGNNPTFTNTYKAASAKATITAKKVLNGKALEAGKYEFELKEGDKVVDTATNAADGTVTFKDIEYAAVENHTYTISEKAGSEGGVTYDTAKHEVKVAVTDNGQGQLVAAVTGNNPTFTNTYKAASAKATITAKKALNGKALEADKYEFELKEGDKVVATAKNAADGTVTFEAIEYAVAGDHTYTITEKAGSEGGVTYDTATHEVTVNVTDNGQGQLEAAVTGNNPTFTNTYKAASAKATITATKVLDGKALEAGKYEFELKEGDEVVATAKNAADGTVTFEDIKYAAAGNHTYTITEKAGSEAGVTYDTAKHEVTVNVTDNGQGQLVATVTGNNPTFTNTYKAASAKATITATKVLTGKALEADKYEFELKEGDKVVATAKNAADGTVTFEAIEYAAAGNHTYTITEKAGSEAGVTYDTAKHEVKVAVTDNGTGQLEAAVTGNNPTFTNTYKAASTTVNITATKVLTGKALEAGKYEFELKEGDKVIGTATNAADGTVAFAGIEYKEAGSHTYTISEKAGSEAGVTYDKSTHNVTVNVTDNGAGKLVATVTDNNPTFTNTYVASSTQVTFTAKKVLKGDKKLVEGQFKFELKEGDKVVETATNAADGTVTFKAIKYNEAGKHTYTITEVDSKEENVTYDTAKHEVTVEVVDNGTGQLVTTVTGNNPTFTNTYTEPKKEEPKEGPKGEQPKKDLPNTGGADFTAFSTILGLVLAALAGLVYRAKKVD comes from the coding sequence GTGAAAAAGAGAACTAGCAAACTCTTTCATGGCTTGATGGCCTTGCTACTGGTTGTGTCGGTCTTTTTGCCTGCACTAAGACTTAATGGCGTTGTTAGTGCTGCCGAAAAAACTGAATCAGAGTACACTTTGACTACTGAGCCAACGATTAATACGAACCGTTTAGTCGATCATGCCAAATATGGTGAAGGTAAGTTCTATCTTAAAACAACTTACGCATTCCCAGACAATGTAACTCTGAATAACGGTGATTTCATGGTTTATCACGTTCCAAATGAGTTCAAAATCGAAGTAGATTCTACTACAGATTTGAAAGCTCCGAACGGTGAAACGATTGCATCGCTGACAACAGAGAAGGCAACGAATACTGCTAAGATTACAGTAACAAACGAAGAGTACTTTAAGAAGTTTAATGAGAACAAACAAATTGTTGCATCATTTACTGTGGTATGGGCAGACCATGTTGAAAAGAACAAGGAATATGAAATTAACATTCCTGGTGCAGGAGTTTACCATTTGACTCGTATCGTTCCAGACGTTGACCCAACTGGATTTACTAAATGGGGAGTTCAAGACTCAGACGATCCTAACTATGTAAACTGGCGTATCCGTGTTAACCGCTATGCAAAATCTTACACTGGTGTTAATATCCAAGATACTATTCCAGATGGGCAAGTTCTTGCAAGTGAAATCACTGGTTACTACTTCCCAGACTGGGAAAATGGTTACGGAAGAACAAAATTGGATAGTGCTCATGTCCAAGTAACAGATAAGAACCATTTCTCAATTACACCTAACGGTGATGGAACTCTTGATCATAAAGGTTTGTTCATCCTATACCGTACTCGTTTGACTAAACCAGTTGACCAAGTTACTAAACGTGTACTAAATAACGTGTCGGTAACTACAAACGAGGAAGCTCAACCGATTGATTTTGAAGGTTTTGCACCAATTACCACAACAGACGGTATTGGTGGAGGCGCCAAATCGGATGAGGTAGCTTTAGAAGTAACTAAGAAACTTGAAGGTAAAACTCTTGAAAAAGATGCATTTAGTTTCCAACTTCTAGATGACAAAGGTAATATTTTACAAACTGTCAAAAATGATGAGAATGGTAAAGTGAAGTTCGAGGCAATCAAATACAAAGAAGCAGGAACTTTTAAATATACCATTAAAGAAGTTAATGATAACAAACCTGGATACACTTATGATGCGAACGTCCTTAAAGCGACTGTAACAGTAGAAGATGTTTTGGGTGAAAAATTAGCGAGCGTCAAATTTGAAGATTCTAAGAAAGAATTTACAAACACATACGCTGCTAAAGAAGCAAAACTTCAACTTGAAGCTAAGAAAGTCTTGAACGGTAAAGCTATTGAAGCTGGCCAATTTGAATTTGAGTTGAAAGAAAACGGAACAGTTCTCCACACTGTTTCAAACGATGCAAAAGGTAAGATTCAATTCCCAGAACTTACGTTCACAAAAGAAGAAACTCGTACATTCACTATCACTGAAAAAGCAGGTGATGTAGCCGGAGTTGAATACGATCCAAATGCTTATGAAGTGACAGTAGTCGTTAAAGATAACGGTCAAGGTCAACTCGTTGCAACTGCAACAGGTGCTGACAACCTTACTTTCACAAACGTTTATAAAGCTAAACCAGCTAAAGAAACTATCACAGCTACTAAAGTCTTGAACGGTAAAGCGCTTGAAGCAGACAAATATGAGTTTGAACTTAAAGAAGGTGACAAAGTAGTCGCAACAGCTAAGAATGCTGCAGACGGTACTGTTACTTTCCCAGCAATCAGCTATGATGCTGCAGGCCCTCACACTTACACAATTACTGAAAAAGCAGGTAGTGAAGCAGGTGTGACCTATGATAAAACTTCTCACACAGTAACTGTTGATGTTAAAGATAATGGTCAAGGACAACTTGTAGCAACAGTTACAGATAACAACCCAACCTTCACCAACACTTATAAAGCAGCTCCAGCAAAAGCTACTATCACAGCTAAGAAAGTCTTGGATGGTAAAGCTCTTGAAGCTGATAAATACGAATTCGAACTTAAAGAAGGTGACAAAGTCGTTGCAACAGCTAAAAACGCTGCAGACGGAACTGTTACTTTCAAGGAAATCGAATACAAAGAAGCAGGCGACCACACTTACACTATCTCTGAAAAAGCAGGTAGCGAAGGAGGTGTGACATACGACACTGCTACACATGAAGTGACAGTAAACGTTACAGATAACGGTCAAGGTCAACTTGTTGCGGCTGTTACAGGTAACAACCCAACTTTCACCAACACTTATAAAGCAGCTTCAGCAAAAGCTACTATCACAGCTAAGAAAGTCTTGAATGGTAAGGCCCTTGAAGCTGGTAAATATGAATTCGAACTTAAAGAAGGTGACAAAGTCGTTGACACAGCTACAAACGCTGCCGACGGTACTGTGACTTTCAAAGACATTGAGTACGCAGCAGTAGAAAACCACACTTACACTATCTCTGAAAAAGCAGGTAGTGAAGGAGGTGTGACATACGACACTGCTAAACACGAAGTTAAGGTAGCAGTTACAGATAACGGTCAAGGCCAACTTGTTGCGGCTGTTACAGGTAACAATCCAACCTTCACCAACACTTATAAAGCAGCTTCAGCAAAAGCTACTATCACAGCTAAGAAAGCCTTGAATGGTAAAGCTCTTGAAGCTGATAAATACGAGTTTGAACTTAAAGAAGGTGACAAAGTCGTTGCGACAGCTAAAAACGCTGCCGACGGTACTGTAACTTTCGAAGCTATTGAATACGCAGTAGCAGGTGACCACACTTACACTATCACTGAAAAAGCAGGTAGCGAAGGTGGTGTGACATACGACACTGCTACACACGAAGTGACAGTAAACGTTACAGATAACGGTCAAGGTCAACTTGAGGCGGCTGTTACAGGTAACAACCCAACTTTCACCAACACTTATAAAGCAGCTTCAGCAAAAGCTACTATCACAGCTACTAAAGTCTTGGATGGTAAGGCCCTTGAAGCTGGTAAATACGAATTCGAACTTAAAGAAGGTGACGAAGTCGTTGCGACAGCTAAAAACGCTGCCGACGGTACTGTTACTTTCGAAGATATCAAGTACGCAGCAGCAGGCAACCACACATACACTATCACTGAAAAAGCAGGTAGCGAAGCAGGTGTGACATACGACACTGCTAAACATGAAGTGACAGTAAACGTTACAGATAACGGGCAAGGCCAACTTGTTGCTACTGTTACAGGTAACAACCCAACCTTCACCAACACTTATAAAGCAGCTTCAGCAAAAGCTACTATCACGGCTACTAAAGTCTTGACTGGTAAAGCTCTAGAAGCTGATAAATACGAGTTTGAACTTAAAGAAGGTGACAAAGTCGTTGCGACAGCTAAAAACGCCGCAGACGGAACTGTGACTTTCGAAGCTATCGAATACGCAGCAGCAGGTAACCACACTTACACTATCACTGAAAAAGCAGGTAGCGAAGCAGGTGTGACATACGATACTGCTAAACACGAAGTTAAGGTAGCAGTTACAGATAATGGTACAGGCCAACTTGAGGCAGCTGTTACAGGTAACAACCCAACCTTCACCAACACTTATAAAGCAGCTTCAACAACTGTAAACATCACGGCTACTAAAGTCTTGACTGGTAAAGCTCTTGAAGCCGGTAAATATGAGTTTGAACTTAAAGAAGGTGACAAAGTAATCGGAACAGCTACAAACGCTGCAGACGGTACAGTTGCTTTCGCAGGTATTGAGTACAAAGAAGCAGGTAGCCACACTTACACTATCTCAGAAAAAGCAGGTAGCGAAGCAGGTGTGACATACGATAAATCTACTCACAATGTAACAGTAAACGTTACAGATAACGGTGCAGGCAAACTTGTTGCGACTGTAACTGACAACAACCCAACCTTCACCAACACTTATGTTGCATCTTCAACACAAGTAACTTTCACAGCTAAGAAAGTCTTGAAAGGTGATAAAAAGCTTGTAGAAGGTCAATTTAAGTTTGAACTTAAAGAAGGTGATAAAGTCGTTGAGACAGCTACAAACGCTGCAGACGGTACTGTTACTTTCAAAGCTATTAAGTACAACGAAGCAGGTAAGCACACTTACACTATTACTGAAGTAGATAGTAAGGAAGAAAATGTGACATACGATACTGCTAAACATGAAGTGACAGTTGAAGTGGTTGACAACGGTACAGGCCAACTTGTAACAACAGTTACAGGTAACAACCCAACCTTCACTAACACGTATACTGAACCGAAAAAAGAAGAACCTAAGGAAGGTCCTAAGGGTGAACAACCTAAGAAAGATTTGCCAAACACTGGTGGAGCAGACTTTACAGCATTCTCTACTATTCTTGGTCTAGTTCTTGCAGCTTTGGCAGGACTTGTATACCGTGCTAAAAAAGTTGACTAA
- a CDS encoding ABC transporter ATP-binding protein → MTEIRLEHVGYAYGDEKILEDINLQVTSGEVVSILGPSGVGKTTLFNLIAGILEVQSGRIVLDGEENPKGRVSYMLQKDLLLEHKTVLGNIILPLLIQKVDKAEAIARADDILATFQLTAVRDKYPHELSGGMRQRVALLRTYLFGHKLFLLDEAFSALDEMTKMELHAWYLEIHKQLQLTTLIITHSIEEALNLSDRIYILKNRPGQIVSEVKLDWSQSEDKEVQKIAYKRQILAELGLNT, encoded by the coding sequence ATGACAGAAATTAGACTAGAACACGTAGGCTATGCCTATGGCGATGAAAAGATTTTAGAGGACATCAACCTGCAGGTGACTTCGGGTGAAGTGGTTTCTATCCTAGGTCCAAGTGGTGTTGGAAAGACCACCCTCTTTAACCTAATCGCTGGGATTTTAGAAGTCCAGTCGGGGCGAATTGTCTTGGACGGTGAAGAAAATCCCAAGGGGCGCGTGAGTTATATGTTGCAAAAGGATCTACTCTTGGAGCACAAGACGGTACTTGGCAATATCATCCTACCCCTCTTGATTCAAAAGGTGGATAAGGCAGAGGCCATTGCCCGAGCGGATGACATCCTTGCGACCTTCCAGTTGACAGCTGTACGGGATAAGTATCCTCACGAACTCAGCGGAGGGATGCGCCAGCGTGTAGCCTTGCTTCGGACCTACCTTTTCGGGCACAAGCTCTTTCTCTTGGATGAGGCCTTTAGTGCCTTAGATGAGATGACAAAGATGGAACTCCACGCTTGGTACCTGGAGATTCACAAACAGTTGCAGCTGACGACCTTGATTATCACCCACAGTATCGAGGAAGCCCTCAATCTCAGTGACCGCATCTATATCCTAAAAAATCGGCCTGGGCAGATTGTTTCTGAAGTCAAACTAGATTGGTCCCAGAGCGAAGACAAGGAAGTCCAAAAAATTGCCTATAAACGTCAAATCTTAGCGGAATTGGGATTAAATACTTAG
- a CDS encoding ABC transporter substrate-binding protein — MKKTWKVFLTLVTALVAVVLVACGQGTASKDNKEAELKKIDFILDWTPNTNHTGLYVAKEKGYFKEAGVDVDLKLPPEESSSDLVINGKAPFAIYFQDYMAKKLEKGAGITAVAAIVEHNTSGIISRKSDNVSSPKDLVGKKYGTWNDPTELAMLKTLVESQGGDFEKVEKVPNNDSNSITPIANGVFDTAWIYYGWDGILAKSQGVDANFMYLKDYVKEFDYYSPVIIANNDYLKDNKEEARKVIQAIKKGYQYAMEHPEEAADILIKNAPELQEKRDFVIESQKYLSKEYASDKEKWGQFDAARWNAFYKWDKENGILKEDLTDKGFTNEFVK; from the coding sequence ATGAAGAAAACATGGAAAGTGTTTTTAACGCTTGTGACAGCTCTTGTAGCTGTCGTGCTGGTGGCTTGTGGTCAAGGGACTGCTTCTAAGGACAATAAAGAAGCAGAACTCAAGAAGATTGACTTTATCCTAGACTGGACGCCAAATACTAACCACACAGGGCTGTATGTTGCCAAGGAAAAAGGTTATTTCAAAGAAGCTGGAGTGGATGTTGATTTGAAATTGCCACCTGAAGAAAGCTCATCTGACTTGGTGATCAATGGCAAGGCACCATTTGCTATCTATTTCCAAGACTACATGGCTAAGAAATTGGAAAAAGGTGCAGGCATTACTGCCGTTGCAGCTATCGTTGAGCACAATACATCAGGAATCATTTCTCGTAAATCTGACAATGTCAGCAGTCCAAAGGACTTGGTTGGCAAGAAATACGGAACTTGGAATGACCCAACTGAGCTTGCTATGTTAAAAACCTTGGTAGAATCACAAGGTGGAGACTTTGAAAAGGTTGAAAAAGTACCAAACAACGACTCAAACTCGATCACACCTATTGCTAATGGGGTCTTTGACACCGCTTGGATTTACTACGGTTGGGATGGTATCCTTGCCAAATCTCAAGGTGTAGACGCTAACTTCATGTACTTGAAAGACTACGTCAAGGAGTTTGACTACTACTCACCCGTTATCATCGCAAACAACGACTATCTGAAAGACAACAAGGAAGAAGCTCGCAAAGTTATCCAAGCTATTAAAAAAGGCTACCAATATGCTATGGAACACCCAGAAGAAGCAGCGGATATCCTTATCAAGAATGCACCTGAACTTCAGGAAAAACGTGACTTTGTCATCGAATCTCAAAAATACTTGTCAAAAGAATACGCAAGTGACAAGGAAAAATGGGGACAATTTGACGCAGCTCGCTGGAATGCTTTCTACAAATGGGATAAAGAAAATGGTATCCTTAAAGAAGATTTGACAGACAAAGGCTTCACTAACGAATTTGTAAAATAA
- a CDS encoding ABC transporter permease, with the protein MRNLKSILRRHISLLGFLGVLSIWQLAGIFKLLPKFILPTPFEILQAFVRDREFLWHHSWATLRVALLGLVLGVLIACIMAVLMDSLTWLNDLIYPMMVVVQTIPTIAIAPILVLWLGYGILPKIVLIILTTTFPIIVSILDGFRHCDKDMLTLFSLMRANPWQILWHFKIPVSLPYFYAGLRVSVSYAFITTVVSEWLGGFEGLGVYMIQSKKLFQYDTMFAIIILVSIISLLGMKLVDISEKYVIKWKRP; encoded by the coding sequence ATGAGAAACTTGAAAAGTATACTGAGACGACACATTAGTCTATTGGGTTTTCTAGGAGTCTTGTCAATCTGGCAGTTAGCGGGAATATTCAAACTTTTACCCAAGTTTATCCTACCAACTCCTTTTGAAATTCTCCAGGCCTTTGTTCGTGACAGAGAATTTCTCTGGCACCATAGCTGGGCGACCTTGAGAGTGGCTTTACTCGGACTAGTCTTAGGAGTCTTGATTGCCTGTATCATGGCTGTGCTTATGGACAGTCTGACTTGGCTCAATGATCTTATCTACCCTATGATGGTGGTTGTTCAGACCATTCCGACCATTGCTATAGCTCCTATCTTGGTCTTGTGGCTAGGCTATGGAATTTTGCCCAAGATTGTCTTGATAATCCTGACAACAACCTTCCCTATCATCGTCAGCATTTTGGATGGTTTTAGGCATTGTGACAAGGATATGCTGACCTTGTTTAGTCTGATGCGAGCGAATCCTTGGCAAATCCTGTGGCATTTTAAAATCCCGGTCAGTCTACCTTACTTTTATGCAGGTCTGAGGGTCAGTGTCTCCTACGCCTTTATCACAACAGTGGTATCTGAGTGGTTGGGAGGCTTTGAAGGACTAGGTGTCTACATGATTCAGTCCAAGAAACTGTTTCAGTATGATACCATGTTTGCCATTATTATTCTGGTGTCGATTATCAGCCTTTTGGGTATGAAATTGGTCGATATTAGTGAAAAATATGTGATTAAATGGAAACGTCCCTAA
- a CDS encoding thiamine-binding protein: MKASIALQVLPLSQGIDRIAIIDQVIAYLQAQSATMVVTPFETVLEGEFDELMRILKEALEVAGQEADNVFANVKINVGEILSIDEKLEKYTETTH; the protein is encoded by the coding sequence ATGAAAGCAAGCATTGCCTTGCAAGTCTTGCCCCTATCACAGGGGATTGATCGAATTGCTATTATCGATCAGGTGATTGCTTATCTGCAAGCTCAGTCCGCGACCATGGTAGTGACACCATTTGAAACGGTTTTGGAAGGAGAGTTTGATGAGCTCATGCGCATTCTCAAAGAAGCGCTTGAAGTGGCTGGGCAGGAGGCAGATAATGTCTTTGCAAATGTCAAAATAAATGTAGGAGAAATTTTAAGCATCGATGAGAAACTTGAAAAGTATACTGAGACGACACATTAG
- the polA gene encoding DNA polymerase I, giving the protein MDKKKLLLIDGSSVAFRAFFALYQQLDRFKNANGLHTNAIYGFQLMLNHVLERVEPSHVLVAFDAGKTTFRTEMYADYKGGRAKTPDEFREQFPFIRELLDHLGIRHYELAQYEADDIIGTLGRLAEKDSFDVTIVSGDKDLIQLTDEHTVVEISKKGVAEFEAFTPDYLMEKMGLTPAQFIDLKALMGDKSDNIPGVTKIGEKTGIKLLLEHGSLEGIYENIDGMKASKMKENLINDKEQAFLSKTLATIETQAPIEIGLDDLVYNGPDVENLGKFYDEMGFKQLKQALNISSTDAPESLDFAIVDHVSQDMLSADSIFHFELFGENYHTDDLVGFAWSCGDKLYATDKLELLQEPIFKEFLEKTSLKVYDFKKAKVLLNRLGLNLQAPAFDSRLAKYLLSTVENNEISTIASLYSQTYLVDDETFYGKGVKKAIPEREKFLEHLARKVAVLVETEPVLLEKLSEHGQLDLLYDMEQPLAFVLAKMEIAGIKVKKETLLEMQAENEVVIEQLTQEIYELAGEEFNINSPKQLGVLLFEKLGLPLEYTKKTKTGYSTAVDVLERLAPIAPIVKKILDYRQIAKIQSTYVIGLQDWILDDGKIHTRYVQDLTQTGRLSSVDPNLQNIPVRLEQGRLIRKAFVPEWEDSVLLSSDYSQIELRVLAHISKDEHLIKAFQEGADIHTSTAMRVFGIERPEDVTPNDRRNAKAVNFGVVYGISDFGLANNLGISRKKAKAYIDTYFERFPGIKNYMEEVVREARDKGYVETLFKRRRELPDINSRNFNIRGFAERTAINSPIQGSAADILKIAMIQLDKALVEGGYQTKMLLQVHDEIVLEVPKSELAAVKDLVKQTMEEAIQLSVPLIADENEGATWYEAK; this is encoded by the coding sequence ATGGACAAGAAAAAATTATTATTAATTGATGGATCTTCAGTTGCTTTTCGAGCTTTTTTTGCGCTCTATCAGCAGTTGGATCGTTTTAAAAATGCTAATGGCCTTCATACCAATGCAATCTATGGCTTTCAACTCATGTTGAATCATGTCTTAGAGCGGGTTGAGCCCAGCCATGTTTTGGTAGCCTTTGATGCAGGCAAGACGACTTTCCGAACAGAGATGTATGCAGACTACAAGGGTGGCCGTGCTAAAACTCCAGATGAGTTTCGTGAGCAATTTCCCTTCATTCGTGAGTTGTTAGACCACCTTGGGATTCGCCATTATGAGTTGGCTCAGTATGAAGCGGATGATATCATCGGAACTCTAGGCCGTTTGGCTGAGAAGGATTCTTTTGATGTGACTATCGTCAGTGGAGATAAGGATTTGATCCAGTTGACGGACGAGCATACGGTGGTCGAGATTTCCAAAAAAGGTGTGGCTGAGTTTGAGGCCTTTACGCCGGACTATCTCATGGAAAAGATGGGCCTCACGCCAGCTCAGTTCATTGATCTTAAGGCCCTCATGGGGGATAAGTCTGATAATATCCCTGGTGTCACGAAAATCGGTGAAAAGACGGGTATCAAGCTCTTGCTGGAGCATGGTTCGCTTGAGGGTATTTATGAAAATATTGATGGGATGAAGGCTTCTAAGATGAAGGAAAATCTCATCAATGATAAGGAACAAGCCTTTTTATCTAAAACACTAGCGACCATTGAGACTCAGGCACCGATTGAGATTGGCCTTGATGATTTGGTCTATAATGGCCCAGATGTGGAAAATCTTGGGAAATTCTACGATGAGATGGGCTTCAAACAGCTCAAACAAGCTTTAAATATTTCGTCAACGGATGCGCCTGAAAGTTTGGATTTCGCCATCGTTGACCACGTTAGTCAAGACATGCTGAGTGCCGACTCTATCTTCCACTTTGAACTCTTTGGGGAAAACTACCATACAGATGATTTGGTTGGTTTTGCCTGGTCCTGTGGGGATAAACTTTACGCCACAGACAAACTTGAGCTTTTGCAAGAGCCGATTTTCAAGGAATTTTTAGAAAAAACATCTCTGAAAGTGTATGACTTTAAGAAAGCGAAGGTTCTTTTAAATCGCTTGGGTTTGAACCTGCAGGCACCTGCTTTTGACAGTCGCTTGGCAAAATACTTACTCTCTACTGTCGAGAATAATGAAATTTCAACTATTGCTAGTCTCTATAGTCAAACTTACCTAGTCGATGATGAGACTTTCTACGGTAAGGGGGTCAAGAAAGCTATCCCTGAGAGAGAGAAATTCTTGGAGCATTTGGCTCGCAAGGTTGCAGTATTGGTTGAAACAGAGCCGGTTTTACTCGAAAAACTCAGTGAACATGGACAGTTAGATCTCCTCTATGATATGGAGCAACCTCTGGCTTTTGTCCTTGCTAAGATGGAAATTGCTGGTATCAAGGTCAAAAAAGAAACCCTACTTGAAATGCAGGCTGAAAATGAGGTTGTCATTGAGCAACTCACTCAAGAGATTTACGAACTGGCTGGTGAGGAGTTTAATATCAATTCTCCTAAGCAGTTGGGTGTGCTTCTCTTTGAAAAACTCGGTCTTCCTCTAGAGTACACTAAGAAAACCAAGACAGGTTACTCGACGGCCGTGGATGTGCTAGAGCGTCTAGCTCCTATTGCTCCGATTGTTAAAAAAATCCTCGACTACCGTCAGATTGCTAAGATTCAATCCACTTATGTGATTGGTTTGCAAGACTGGATTTTGGATGATGGCAAGATCCACACGCGCTATGTGCAGGATTTGACTCAGACTGGGCGTTTGTCTAGTGTGGATCCAAACTTGCAAAATATCCCTGTTCGCTTGGAACAAGGCCGTCTCATTCGTAAAGCTTTTGTCCCTGAGTGGGAGGATAGTGTGTTGCTCAGCTCGGACTATTCACAGATTGAATTGCGCGTTTTGGCTCATATTTCTAAAGATGAGCACTTAATTAAGGCTTTCCAAGAAGGAGCTGACATCCATACTTCAACGGCCATGCGGGTCTTTGGCATTGAACGTCCTGAAGATGTGACTCCAAACGACCGTCGTAATGCCAAGGCGGTAAACTTTGGAGTGGTTTACGGGATTTCAGATTTTGGTTTGGCAAACAATCTTGGTATTAGTCGTAAGAAGGCCAAAGCCTACATTGACACTTACTTTGAACGTTTTCCTGGAATCAAAAACTATATGGAAGAAGTGGTACGTGAAGCGCGTGATAAGGGCTATGTAGAGACCCTCTTCAAGCGTCGTCGTGAGTTACCAGATATCAATTCGCGTAACTTCAACATTCGTGGTTTTGCAGAGCGGACTGCCATCAACTCTCCTATCCAGGGTTCGGCAGCAGATATTCTCAAGATTGCAATGATCCAGCTAGACAAAGCTCTAGTGGAAGGTGGCTATCAGACCAAGATGCTCTTGCAAGTGCACGATGAAATCGTCCTTGAAGTTCCGAAATCAGAACTAGCAGCCGTTAAAGATCTAGTGAAACAAACCATGGAAGAAGCTATCCAGCTCAGTGTTCCCCTTATCGCAGATGAGAATGAAGGGGCAACCTGGTACGAGGCTAAATAA